A window of Aricia agestis chromosome 3, ilAriAges1.1, whole genome shotgun sequence contains these coding sequences:
- the LOC121740524 gene encoding uncharacterized protein LOC121740524, protein MKRVKESGAKFRKKRAKKEADAKKSQGALLKYFSSSSGSKATLTSSVASSSCSSGSDSSEQEEDVPAVAVESRSGPTTEQGQDEIDSPEVSQASSHKPAEKVNVAKKDIIEIVPFAPAEAKDVNLDDVGCWPSPMTDEVRTLLVRRGSDLVQHIDCKFADVVRSGTSTKGGTRKLTKEWFYKPLSNGEKVLRTWMVYSPSKQSLYCFCCKLFGNSDSNFASEEGFNKWWKLNPRIGDHENSPGHEQSFLKWKELEVRLNRKATIDQKQQEVFESEVKKWRDVLYRLLNIIQFLAKQNLAFRGHREDIRGDDSGNRGNFLELVHLLAKYDPLLMEHLTKIKLGARVPVSYLSPETQNEFINLLGQQVRSTIIRRIQEAKYYCVIFDSTPDISHNDQMSQVLRKKSPWLNLSSTSLNQKEKMQKISATI, encoded by the exons ATGAAAAGAGTCAAAGAAAGCGGTGCCAAATTCCGCAAAAAAAGGGCTAAGAAAGAAGCAGATGCGAAGAAGTCTCAAGGTGCATTACTGAAATATTTCAGTTCCAGTTCTGGTTCGAAAGCCACGTTAACGTCTTCGGTGGCATCCTCATCCTGCAGCAGCGGAAGTGATTCCAGT GAACAAGAAGAAGACGTGCCTGCCGTCGCAGTTGAAAGTCGTTCTGGTCCCACCACAGAGCAGGGTCAAGACGAAATCGACTCACCAGAAGTATCTCAAGCATCTAGTCATAAGCCTGCAGAAAAAGTGAATGTTGCCAAAAAAGACATAATTGAAATCGTGCCTTTTGCTCCTGCCGAAGCCAAAGATGTGAATCTCGACGATGTAGGTTGCTGGCCTTCTCCTATGACCGACGAAGTCAGAACACTTCTAGTACGTCGCGGATCTGACTTAGTACAGCACATCGATTGCAAATTTGCCGATGTTGTTCGCTCAGGGACTTCAACGAAAGGCGGTACCCGAAAACTAACCAAAGAGTGGTTCTACAAACCATTATCTAACGGCGAAAAGGTTCTCCGAACATGGATGGTGTACTCGCCTTCGAAGCAATCCTtgtattgtttttgttgcaaGCTGTTTGGCAATTCCGACTCAAACTTCGCATCTGAAGAAGGATTCAACAAATGGTGGAAGCTAAATCCAAGAATCGGAGACCATGAAAATAGCCCGGGCCATGAGCAGAGCTTCTTGAAATGGAAGGAGTTGGAAGTTCGCCTGAACCGTAAAGCAACCATCGATCAGAAACAACAAGAAGTTTTCGAAAGTGAGGTGAAGAAGTGGAGGGATGTACTGTACAGGTTGCTGAACATTATCCAGTTCTTAGCCAAACAGAATCTGGCCTTCAGAGGACATCGAGAAGACATTCGAGGAGATGATAGTGGCAATCGCGGGAACTTTCTGGAGTTAGTGCACCTCCTAGCTAAATATGACCCTCTTCTAATGGAACACCTGACAAAGATAAAGCTGGGAGCAAGAGTCCCAGTTTCGTATCTATCTCCAGAAACCCAGAATGAATTTATAAACTTACTGGGACAGCAAGTTCGATCCACCATCATCCGTCGTATTCAAGAAGCTAAATATTATTGCGTAATCTTCGACAGTACACCAGACATCTCCCACAATGACCAAATGAGCCAAGTTCTGCGAAAAAAGTCGCCGTGGTTGAATCTTTCATCGACTTCTTTGAACCAAAAGGAAAAAATGCAGAAGATCTCAGCAACGATATAA